A window of the Candidatus Omnitrophota bacterium genome harbors these coding sequences:
- a CDS encoding ribonuclease HI family protein: MLHPSKAHRIYVDGACRGNPGAAAIGGVIQDSEGKVLHRFKKYLGHSTNNVAEYSALIWALKKAHSLKLQRVLVYTDSQLVAKQVQGEYRVKDEKLKDLVMDVWGLAKSFESFAVVHVPRAQNKEADRLANEALDARQRYSFFKSRG, encoded by the coding sequence ATGCTGCATCCCAGTAAGGCCCACCGGATTTACGTGGATGGTGCTTGCCGGGGGAATCCCGGGGCTGCCGCCATCGGCGGCGTAATCCAAGACTCTGAAGGCAAAGTGCTCCACCGCTTTAAGAAATACCTCGGCCATAGCACCAACAATGTGGCGGAATACTCGGCTCTGATCTGGGCCCTGAAAAAAGCACACAGTCTAAAGCTCCAACGCGTACTGGTTTATACGGACAGCCAGTTGGTGGCCAAGCAAGTGCAGGGGGAATACCGGGTTAAGGACGAGAAACTGAAGGACCTGGTGATGGATGTGTGGGGTTTGGCCAAGTCCTTTGAGTCCTTTGCCGTTGTGCATGTGCCGCGTGCGCAGAACAAGGAGGCCGATCGCCTGGCCAATGAAGCCTTGGATGCGCGTCAGCGTTATAGTTTTTTCAAGAGTCGTGGGTGA
- a CDS encoding FAD-dependent oxidoreductase, giving the protein MILPIQTDIGCGPPVTILGGGMAGLSAAYHMNEPYVLYEREKESGGLCRSEQVNGFVFDFDGHLLHFRTDYARDLVFDLTEGKLCHHRRRAWVYSHGTFSRYPFQANAYGLPDRIVADCLRGRELAAQAKPDLGKGYFLDWIYDTFGVGIAEHFMIPYNRKFWKVPLKDLNCEWVDRFIPVPSLQETFEGAYSDSDRSWGYNSEFWYPSHGGIADLTGRLAQRVGSIYCNHEVIGLDLANQRVRLCAGGRESEVSYENLVLTLPLPAVRDLLGDLPPEVDAAFDKLRYISVLSLSLGIARESLSDKHWIYYPEPDLIFHRVGFPGNFSPNVHPPGTSSLYAETTYLPEQGLDFEAVRSRILSDLAKVGILEDGDRILAEKAFNLRFGYIIYDSCRREAVECIRKYLRGRGVHCAGRFGRWEYMSMEDTLLDGARVAEEIGARRREVLSVAD; this is encoded by the coding sequence ATGATATTGCCCATTCAAACTGATATCGGTTGCGGTCCGCCGGTCACGATCCTGGGAGGAGGGATGGCCGGCTTGAGTGCCGCGTACCATATGAATGAACCTTATGTGCTGTACGAACGGGAAAAGGAATCCGGGGGCTTATGCCGGTCAGAGCAAGTCAACGGCTTTGTGTTTGATTTTGACGGGCATTTGCTGCACTTCCGAACCGATTACGCGAGGGACCTGGTCTTTGACCTGACCGAGGGAAAACTCTGCCATCATCGCAGGAGAGCTTGGGTTTATAGCCATGGGACTTTCTCTCGCTACCCTTTCCAAGCCAATGCCTATGGGTTGCCTGATAGGATCGTGGCGGACTGTCTGAGGGGGAGGGAGTTGGCGGCGCAGGCCAAACCTGATCTGGGGAAGGGATACTTTCTGGACTGGATTTACGACACTTTTGGTGTGGGGATTGCCGAGCACTTTATGATTCCTTACAACCGTAAATTTTGGAAGGTGCCCCTGAAGGATCTCAATTGTGAGTGGGTGGATCGATTCATTCCTGTACCGAGTTTGCAGGAGACTTTCGAGGGGGCCTATTCCGACTCGGATCGATCCTGGGGTTATAATTCGGAATTTTGGTATCCCTCTCACGGGGGTATTGCGGATTTGACAGGCCGTTTGGCGCAGCGGGTGGGATCGATTTACTGCAATCATGAGGTCATTGGTTTGGATCTGGCAAACCAGCGCGTGCGACTGTGCGCGGGGGGGCGCGAGTCCGAGGTGTCTTACGAGAACTTGGTCCTGACCTTGCCGCTTCCGGCCGTAAGGGATCTTTTGGGGGATTTGCCTCCGGAAGTGGATGCGGCTTTTGATAAGCTTCGCTACATCAGTGTCCTGAGTCTAAGTTTGGGGATTGCGCGGGAGAGTCTCTCCGACAAGCATTGGATTTATTACCCTGAGCCGGATCTCATTTTTCACCGTGTGGGGTTCCCGGGAAATTTCTCGCCGAACGTTCATCCGCCGGGGACCAGCTCGCTATATGCTGAAACTACGTATTTGCCGGAGCAAGGTTTGGATTTTGAAGCGGTGCGGAGCCGGATCCTTTCAGATCTCGCAAAGGTGGGGATCTTGGAGGACGGAGACCGTATTCTTGCGGAGAAGGCCTTTAATCTGCGCTTTGGGTATATAATCTATGATAGTTGCCGGCGCGAAGCTGTGGAGTGCATTCGCAAGTATTTGAGAGGGCGCGGAGTCCACTGTGCGGGCCGCTTCGGCCGGTGGGAATACATGTCCATGGAAGATACCTTGCTGGACGGGGCTAGAGTTGCCGAGGAAATCGGCGCGAGGAGAAGGGAGGTTCTAAGTGTTGCTGACTGA
- a CDS encoding undecaprenyl/decaprenyl-phosphate alpha-N-acetylglucosaminyl 1-phosphate transferase, which produces MYFVITFLVTCILAWILTPSRSSEFAGVQRLSASQRPPRAGGFAVAIPVVALGFAQVLVHADVPEKLVALCAGALVVWFFGVIDDAVLELRPLGKLSGQALGVAVMVFLGLRTEIYFLPAWVNILLTVIWMLVLTNSINLLDILDGLAVGVVLLIALGFWFIAWQSGAAALAVFSAGLSGSCLAFYLFNRRPARIYLGDNGSQLLGFFLGGLALANSYATEANAIALLTPLVLLAIPLFDLLFVSWVRWRKGQSIVLKSPDHLSYRLAHLFRAEGGEVKVMHLLTLGFVLIGLVLPVAPALICGILIGIALVLLGAIAWAASRMEIHDIAHSN; this is translated from the coding sequence ATGTATTTTGTAATCACTTTTCTTGTGACCTGTATTTTGGCATGGATTCTGACTCCTTCCCGGTCTTCAGAGTTTGCCGGAGTGCAGCGGCTTAGCGCAAGCCAGCGTCCTCCCCGGGCCGGAGGCTTTGCTGTGGCCATCCCCGTCGTTGCCCTGGGTTTTGCACAAGTGCTCGTTCATGCGGATGTTCCTGAGAAACTGGTGGCGCTCTGTGCCGGTGCTTTGGTGGTATGGTTCTTTGGGGTGATTGACGACGCGGTGCTTGAATTGCGGCCTTTGGGAAAGTTGTCAGGGCAGGCGCTGGGTGTAGCCGTCATGGTGTTTCTGGGTTTGCGTACTGAAATCTATTTTCTGCCGGCTTGGGTCAACATACTCCTGACAGTCATTTGGATGCTCGTCCTCACTAACTCCATCAACCTGCTGGACATTTTGGATGGTTTGGCTGTGGGTGTTGTGTTGCTCATCGCCTTAGGTTTTTGGTTCATTGCCTGGCAATCCGGAGCTGCGGCACTTGCGGTTTTTTCTGCAGGTCTTTCCGGGAGCTGTTTGGCGTTTTACCTGTTCAATCGCCGCCCTGCCCGGATCTATTTGGGAGATAATGGAAGCCAGCTCCTGGGCTTTTTCTTGGGGGGCTTGGCCTTGGCGAATAGCTATGCAACTGAAGCCAACGCTATTGCTCTTCTTACGCCGTTGGTTCTGCTGGCCATTCCTCTCTTTGACCTGCTGTTTGTCAGTTGGGTGCGATGGCGAAAAGGACAGTCTATTGTGCTCAAGAGTCCGGATCATCTGAGCTACCGTTTGGCCCATTTGTTTCGTGCCGAGGGAGGGGAGGTCAAGGTGATGCACTTACTCACCCTCGGTTTTGTTCTCATTGGTTTGGTGCTTCCCGTTGCGCCGGCTTTGATCTGCGGAATTCTGATTGGGATCGCCCTGGTTCTATTGGGAGCCATTGCTTGGGCGGCCTCAAGGATGGAGATTCATGATATTGCCCATTCAAACTGA
- a CDS encoding glycosyltransferase family 4 protein has product MELGGAQRSTLDLLSSLDPREFELELIASPQGLLAEEASQIPHLRFVPDPSLVRQIHPVNDARAFQSLRHRLRRTRPHCVHTHSPKAGILGRFAAAAAGVPNIVHTVHGWSFNRFQPAPLRSLFLNLERQAARVTNSLVTVSEADQTLGLNQGIGKRQQYELIRYGIDFERFFSHPNGQARAKAALGWSPKNLVVGAVSCLKAQKAPMDLVRAFELIARAVPEARFVWAGDGVFRKRVERALWFKGLHEKTRLLGWSRDIPELLCAMDVYVLGSLWEGFPVSVLEAMRQAKAVVVSNTGGVSEVIKHGVNGYLVEPGDWGALAGYTIRLLKEESLRRSFEEKAAQSVDSAYTQEAFVSRTAELYRRAGEPVPCIL; this is encoded by the coding sequence ATGGAGCTCGGTGGAGCTCAACGAAGCACGCTGGATCTGCTGTCGAGCTTGGACCCTCGCGAATTTGAGCTCGAGCTGATCGCATCTCCGCAAGGCTTGCTCGCCGAGGAGGCATCCCAGATTCCCCATTTGCGTTTTGTCCCTGATCCGTCTCTTGTCCGGCAAATTCATCCTGTTAACGATGCCCGCGCCTTTCAGTCCCTAAGGCACCGTTTGCGCAGAACCCGTCCGCATTGTGTGCACACGCACAGTCCCAAGGCCGGAATTCTCGGCCGTTTTGCCGCAGCCGCGGCCGGTGTCCCGAACATTGTTCACACGGTGCATGGCTGGAGCTTCAACCGGTTTCAGCCTGCCCCCTTGCGCTCATTGTTTCTCAACCTGGAACGCCAAGCTGCCCGGGTGACAAACTCATTAGTCACCGTCTCCGAGGCAGACCAAACTCTGGGTCTGAATCAGGGAATCGGAAAGCGCCAACAGTATGAACTGATTCGATACGGCATTGATTTTGAACGTTTCTTTTCCCATCCAAACGGACAGGCCCGGGCAAAGGCTGCCCTGGGCTGGAGTCCGAAGAATTTGGTGGTGGGTGCGGTGAGTTGTCTTAAGGCTCAGAAGGCGCCCATGGATTTGGTGAGGGCCTTTGAGTTGATTGCCCGGGCTGTGCCTGAGGCGCGTTTTGTCTGGGCGGGGGACGGTGTCTTTCGCAAGAGAGTCGAGCGGGCGCTCTGGTTTAAGGGTCTCCATGAAAAGACGCGATTGTTGGGGTGGAGCCGGGATATCCCGGAGCTGCTTTGCGCGATGGATGTGTATGTTTTGGGAAGTCTGTGGGAGGGTTTTCCGGTTTCTGTGCTGGAGGCTATGCGTCAGGCAAAGGCCGTGGTGGTGAGCAACACGGGCGGAGTTTCCGAAGTGATTAAACACGGTGTGAATGGGTATCTGGTGGAACCGGGGGATTGGGGGGCTTTGGCCGGCTACACAATCCGTTTGCTGAAAGAGGAGTCCCTCAGACGCTCTTTTGAAGAAAAGGCCGCGCAGAGTGTTGACAGTGCCTATACGCAAGAGGCCTTTGTGTCCCGGACCGCAGAACTCTACCGCCGTGCAGGGGAGCCGGTTCCATGTATTTTGTAA